The following are encoded in a window of Cyprinus carpio isolate SPL01 chromosome B18, ASM1834038v1, whole genome shotgun sequence genomic DNA:
- the LOC109063219 gene encoding SLIT and NTRK-like protein 3 produces the protein MLWFTLLSTIALGWTTPIPLLDESEEIDEPCFDPCYCEVKEGIFHVHCDSKGFTNVSQIPQTWTRPFKLNLAKNSMRKLYFNSFLHLNNAVSLNLGNNALQDIHVGAFNGLSILKKLFLHENKLEVFRNDTFMGLESLEYLQADYNVIKRIESGAFRNLHKLRVLILNDNLIPVLPNLLFRSVSLTHLDLRGNRLRILPYKGTLEYIGRSLMEIQLEENPWNCVCDIVQLKTWLERIPYTALVGDITCEYPFHLHGKDLREIKRSELCPLLSDAELEAKHGIPRLPFNNENVWPTKPSSMLSSFHNTASSVEYRERHVKPTKRHRPTKTPPTPRSIYPGLNQPPVAAYQTRPPIPIICPTGCMCNLHINDLGLTVNCKEKGFHNISELLPRPLNAKKLYLSGNLIQKIYRSDFWNFSSLDLLHLGNNRISYVQEGAFMNLPNLKSLYLNGNDIERLTPGMFRGLQALSYLYFEYNVIREIQPAAFSLMPNLQLVFLNDNLLRTLPMDAFAGTSLARLNLRNNYFLYLPVSGVLEHLHSIVQIDLHQNPWDCSCDIIPLKQWIEKLSSVIVVGEVTCKTPDFALGKDLRTLEAEVICPELKFTASSPVLPNDMTATSGSELGQAPATGAVPLSVLILSLLILFISSVFVAAGLFAFVLQRRKKLPFRKRQEVDLTGIQMQCKIFEERQTASPEKPPGHVYDYIPHPVTQMCNNPIYKPREGEIEGEQFAETKENKSNYRTLLEKEKEWTMAVSSSQLNTIVTVNQSGDMTGFHENGVLCPTVIDSQRPTPTVGFVDCLYGTIPKLKDMHVAHAHPPGMQYPDLQQDARLKETLLFTAGKGFPEQTQSEYLELRAKLQTKPDYLEVLEKSYRF, from the coding sequence GCTTTGACCCTTGCTACTGTGAAGTCAAGGAGGGTATTTTCCACGTCCACTGCGACAGCAAAGGATTTACAAATGTCAGCCAGATCCCCCAGACGTGGACAAGACCCTTTAAACTCAATCTGGCGAAGAACTCCATGCGCAAGCTGTATTTTAACAGCTTTTTGCACCTCAACAATGCTGTGTCACTCAATCTGGGGAATAATGCGCTACAGGACATACATGTGGGTGCGTTCAATGGCCTGAGCATCTTGAAAAAGCTGTTTTTGCATGAAAACAAACTGGAGGTGTTCAGGAATGACACTTTTATGGGGCTGGAGAGCCTCGAGTATCTCCAGGCGGATTACAACGTCATCAAGAGAATAGAGAGCGGGGCATTTCGGAACCTGCACAAACTCAGAGTACTTATTTTGAACGACAATTTGATACCCGTGCTACCCAATTTATTATTCAGGTCCGTTTCTCTCACGCATCTTGACTTACGTGGCAACCGCTTAAGAATTCTACCCTATAAAGGGACGCTGGAATACATCGGTCGCAGCTTGATGGAGATTCAGCTAGAGGAAAATCCATGGAACTGTGTGTGTGACATTGTGCAGCTCAAAACCTGGCTGGAGCGCATCCCCTACACGGCACTGGTGGGCGACATAACCTGTGAATACCCTTTTCATTTACACGGTAAGGACCTTCGTGAGATCAAGAGAAGCGAACTTTGTCCTTTACTCTCTGATGCTGAGCTGGAGGCCAAACATGGCATTCCCAGATTACCATTTAATAACGAAAATGTCTGGCCCACCAAGCCTTCGTCTATGTTGTCATCTTTTCACAACACAGCCTCCTCAGTAGAGTACAGAGAGAGACACGTAAAGCCGACTAAACGGCACAGACCCACAAAAACACCACCCACTCCTCGTAGCATTTACCCAGGGCTGAATCAGCCTCCAGTCGCTGCCTACCAGACCAGACCCCCTATTCCAATAATTTGCCCGACAGGGTGCATGTGCAATTTACACATCAATGACTTGGGCCTCACTGTCAATTGTAAAGAGAAAGGCTTCCACAACATTTCTGAGCTGCTGCCACGACCACTCAATGCCAAGAAACTCTATCTAAGTGGGAATTTGATTCAGAAAATTTACAGGTCAGATTTTTGGAACTTCTCTAGCTTGGATTTATTACACTTGGGCAACAATCGGATATCATATGTTCAAGAAGGCGCCTTTATGAACCTACCTAATTTGAAAAGTTTATACTTGAATGGAAACGACATTGAAAGGCTCACTCCAGGCATGTTTCGTGGTCTGCAGGCGCTTAGTTACCTGTACTTCGAGTACAACGTCATTCGAGAGATCCAACCGGCCGCCTTTAGCCTCATGCCAAACCTGCAGTTGGTTTTTCTCAATGACAACCTGCTGCGCACCCTGCCCATGGATGCTTTTGCTGGCACCTCTCTGGCTAGGCTCAACCTGCGCAACAACTACTTTCTATACCTTCCCGTGAGCGGAGTCCTGGAGCATCTCCACTCCATCGTTCAAATCGACCTTCACCAGAATCCTTGGGACTGTTCTTGCGACATCATCCCACTCAAGCAGTGGATCGAGAAACTCAGCTCTGTCATTGTTGTGGGGGAAGTGACCTGCAAGACCCCGGACTTCGCTCTTGGCAAGGATCTGCGCACCCTGGAGGCTGAGGTCATCTGCCCCGAGTTGAAATTCACCGCTTCTTCTCCAGTCCTGCCCAATGACATGACAGCCACCAGCGGCTCTGAGTTAGGACAAGCACCAGCAACGGGAGCTGTTCCACTCTCCGTGCTTATCCTCAGCCTACTGATTCTCTTCATCTCTTCTGTGTTTGTGGCCGCCGGTCTCTTCGCATTCGTCCTGCAGAGGCGAAAGAAGCTTCCCTTCAGGAAGCGTCAGGAGGTGGACCTTACAGGCATTCAAATGCAGTGCAAAATCTTTGAAGAGAGGCAGACCGCCTCGCCTGAGAAGCCACCCGGTCACGTCTACGACTACATTCCCCATCCCGTTACTCAAATGTGTAACAATCCAATTTACAAACCACGAGAAGGAGAGATCGAGGGTGAGCAGTTTGCAGAAACCAaggaaaataaaagtaattaccGAACTCTTctggagaaagagaaggaatggACAATGGCTGTGTCCAGTTCTCAGCTCAACACCATTGTCACCGTCAATCAGTCAGGTGACATGACAGGCTTTCATGAGAATGGAGTGCTTTGCCCTACCGTAATTGACAGCCAGAGACCGACCCCTACGGTGGGTTTTGTAGACTGCCTGTACGGCACCATTCCCAAATTAAAGGACATGCACGTGGCACACGCACATCCTCCCGGAATGCAATACCCCGATTTACAGCAAGACGCCAGATTAAAAGAAACATTACTTTTCACTGCGGGAAAAGGATTCCCTGAGCAGACCCAAAGTGAATACCTCGAGCTCAGGGCAAAACTCCAAACCAAGCCGGATTACCTCGAAGTCTTGGAGAAATCATATAGAttctaa